The DNA window CGACACCAACTGCACGGGGTCGGGAGCAAACCACATGACTTCGCCGGTTTGTGGCCGGAGCGCGAACATGCCGCCATCTTCCGGCAACACATAAACCGCCGTGTTGGTGGCGATGGGCCGCTGCCGAATCGGCGAACCGGCGGAGAATTTCCATAATTCGTCGCCCAAAAGGTGGAAAACAACAGGCTGCGTCGATTTTGCTGCGTTTAGATTTTCCTCTTCGATATCAGCGTAGTACGCAATCACGTATCCTGCTTCCGTGCCCACATACACCTGTGATCCAAACAAAGTCGGGCCCGAACTAATGCCTTCGGAAATAAGTTTGTGGAATTCCGAAGCCTTGGCGCCAAACAATTGAACATACATCTGGTTCAGATTTCCAGCCCAGGCGAGGGCAGAATCAGTAGTGTTCAATTCTCCGACCAGATTTCCCGCCGAAGGTTGATAAGAGGGATAAACGTTTTCCGGTAATTTCGCATTTTTAAGCGTCGAGAGGGAATACATTTCCAACCCGCCGTTTACCAAGGGCAAAACAACCTCGTCGGTCGTGAGCGCGGGGCCGCGTTCCGGGGTACCGGTGACTTGACGATCGAGCACTACATTTCCGGTGGCGCGATCCAACACAAACAGCCGGGCGGTATTCGCCACGGCCACGTATGATTCGTTGGCGCTGGCGGAGAGGGCATTGAATCTGCGAATGCCGATGCGGAACGGCCACAAAATTTGCCCGCTTTCTGCGTCCATGACATACAGCATGCTTTCGCTGGTAACCGCCAGCAGCAAGCCGGATTGCAATTTGATATGCGTGATTTTGGAACGTGCTCGATCCAGCGGCACTTGCATTACCCAAGCGCGCTTGAACCCACTTTGCGCCGCCTGTTCCTGCGAAATCAATGGAAAGCCCATCGATTGTGCCCAGACCGCATGGGACGCACCTTGCGCGGCAAAACCGCACATCACTAGAGCAAAACCTAAGTAGCGGATCATGATCACCTTCGCATCTTTAAATATTGCGGCAAATCCAAAAAGCCTGTGGTTTAATCAACGCCAAACTAGCAAAGTTGCCAAACTTTGCCCGTGCGAACCACGCATTTCATCATAATTGCACCGATGGCAATTCGATAGCAATCGCCGGCTTGGGGTTTTTGGCCCAATCGGGCCGCTAGACCATCTTTGGACGGCAGCCTAAGCTGAGTTCAACAACCTAACTGAAATCAGCCCGTATGTTGCAGCGGCATGATGCTGTAGGTTCGATATGGCTGCATTGACCGCTGGCCGCTTCTCCCGCTTTTGTTTCTCACTACGCGCTTCAGGAAGTACCGGATGTCATCGTCGTTTGAGATTGCCGATCAAGCACCCCTGCAGGAAATCGTGGGGTACTTGAATTTTTCCTCCGGCGCAAGCGATCCGGCATTTTTGCGGCGGCTCGACGAGTTATGGCAGGTGATACAAAACGCTGGCACGCCCCCAGGAAAAGTGTGTGCTGTCGCACAGCATTTATTGGCCCACAAACTGAAAGAACTGGCGGCCGGCAGTCCTGCTTTCCGGAATGCCGAGCAGGGACGGCAGGCGCTGCGGTTGATATTTGACGAAGTGCTGCCGGCTTATCGCCGTCATCACCGCGATTTGCTGTTTCATCAATCCGACGTCGAATTGTGGCAACCCTTTTTCATTGGCCGCGTGGCGGAAGTAGTTCTGGCCGCCGGCGCACCGTGGAATGAAACCGAGACAATTGTGGAACAGTCTCTGAACCGACTCAACGATTTCATCGGCTATCGTCCCGTGCCTGTGTTGGAAACGCACAAGCACGAACCGTATGCCCACGAACGGGTACGTCCAGCGCCGCTTTACATTGTCGGGACCGGCGTTTCAGGCGGTAAATATCACGAACTGATCGAGCAGACCTTAGCCATTTTGCGAAATACCCCGCCCGATTTGTTGGACGCCGCCGGTTTCGACCTGGCGGCACTCGACGAGCTGGCGTTCGATCCCCGGGCTTACGATTTTAACCATCCGGTGAATCGACGGCCGAATTATCATTTCGGCACGTGGGATCCGCATTTGATCGACAACAAAGGCCGTTACCGTCGATTTGTGATTCAGCAATGCACGTTGGACGCCGCGCTGGCCCGGATTCAACAATCGCACGATTTGCCGCGCGAACAAGTTTTGTTTGAAGCGGGAGCGGTTTTGGCCGGCACCATCCTGATGGCCTCCGGCAC is part of the Pirellulales bacterium genome and encodes:
- a CDS encoding PQQ-binding-like beta-propeller repeat protein, yielding MIRYLGFALVMCGFAAQGASHAVWAQSMGFPLISQEQAAQSGFKRAWVMQVPLDRARSKITHIKLQSGLLLAVTSESMLYVMDAESGQILWPFRIGIRRFNALSASANESYVAVANTARLFVLDRATGNVVLDRQVTGTPERGPALTTDEVVLPLVNGGLEMYSLSTLKNAKLPENVYPSYQPSAGNLVGELNTTDSALAWAGNLNQMYVQLFGAKASEFHKLISEGISSGPTLFGSQVYVGTEAGYVIAYYADIEEENLNAAKSTQPVVFHLLGDELWKFSAGSPIRQRPIATNTAVYVLPEDGGMFALRPQTGEVMWFAPDPVQLVSVSPERVYARDQYGRVAILDAKTGARIDTFSLPQPLKTLVNDQTDRVVLYTDEGLIQCLHETGLEQPYLNMAPKVEAPKKDAAKPATAPAEGAAAPAAAGG